In a single window of the Pelagibacterium sp. 26DY04 genome:
- a CDS encoding ABC transporter ATP-binding protein, giving the protein MTALLDVSNVSKRFVMGGPLSRNSIDAVVDANFSLSADRAEIFTIIGESGSGKTTLARMILGIESPTSGDILFEGRSAAERRSRAARLDFMRRVQPVFQNPFETFNPLKQVDRYLQASARTLLGARTRPEVEAAMDAALQKVGLSLREIAGRYAHELSGGQLQRIAIARALISNPSLLIADEPVSMVDASLRMSIVNLLRDLRDTLEVSVIYITHDLATAYYISDRLVIMQKGYVVEMGPARPILDTPEHPYSRLLKSSVLAIDAATDNADLRPADRSIAAAAWERVGDGVLQPRADGRLVRV; this is encoded by the coding sequence ATGACAGCGCTGCTCGATGTCTCCAACGTCTCCAAGCGTTTCGTGATGGGCGGGCCGCTCTCGCGCAATTCCATCGACGCTGTTGTGGATGCGAATTTCTCGCTTTCGGCCGATAGGGCGGAAATTTTCACGATCATTGGCGAGTCCGGTTCGGGCAAGACGACGCTCGCGCGAATGATTCTGGGGATCGAAAGCCCGACCAGTGGCGATATCCTGTTCGAGGGCAGGAGCGCGGCGGAGCGCCGGAGCCGGGCGGCACGGCTCGATTTCATGCGACGGGTGCAGCCGGTATTCCAGAACCCGTTCGAAACCTTCAACCCGCTCAAGCAGGTCGACCGCTATCTTCAGGCGAGTGCGCGCACGCTCCTCGGCGCGAGAACCCGGCCCGAGGTTGAAGCGGCAATGGATGCGGCGCTTCAGAAGGTGGGGTTGAGTCTCAGGGAAATCGCCGGACGTTATGCTCATGAGCTTTCCGGCGGGCAGCTTCAGAGGATCGCGATTGCTCGTGCGCTGATCTCCAATCCCTCGCTGCTGATTGCCGACGAGCCGGTATCGATGGTGGACGCCTCGCTGCGCATGTCGATCGTCAATCTCTTGCGCGACCTGCGCGATACGCTTGAGGTCTCGGTGATCTACATCACCCACGATCTCGCCACGGCCTACTACATATCGGATCGGCTGGTGATCATGCAGAAGGGCTATGTGGTGGAGATGGGGCCTGCTCGACCGATACTGGATACGCCCGAACATCCCTATTCGCGGCTTCTCAAGAGTTCGGTGCTCGCGATCGATGCGGCGACCGATAACGCAGATCTCCGGCCGGCCGACCGGAGCATCGCCGCAGCGGCCTGGGAGCGGGTAGGGGACGGCGTGCTGCAGCCGCGCGCGGATGGCCGGCTGGTGAGGGTTTAA